A single genomic interval of Calditrichota bacterium harbors:
- a CDS encoding aminotransferase class I/II-fold pyridoxal phosphate-dependent enzyme, which produces MDYTRAEDAINSGNFPYFIPISGNDGPVVKMDNRQILMIGSNNYLGLTQDPRVIEAAISATKKYGTSCSGSRFLNGTLDLHNELEERIAKMMNRESALVFSTGYQTNLGAIATLAHKDDVLIIDRSDHSSIYTGTRASYGATVKRYRHNDMDDLERVISQVDPKKGKMIISDGVFSMEGDLVCLDRLVAIAKKYNARVYIDEAHGVGVLGNHGRGSCEHFDLEDDVDIIMSTFSKSLASLGGFVCGPEVVISYLKHTASPLIFSASPTPAATAAALAALDIIEKEPERRIRLAEIGDKMRRELKSLGFDTGESEITPIVPIYIRDDAKTFYFWRKLFDAGVFANAVVSPAVAPDQALIRTSFMSTHTDKHLDQCLDIMHKIGKEISII; this is translated from the coding sequence ATGGATTATACCCGTGCTGAAGACGCGATAAATTCTGGAAATTTTCCGTATTTTATTCCAATATCCGGTAATGACGGACCTGTGGTAAAAATGGACAACCGCCAGATATTGATGATTGGATCTAATAATTATCTTGGACTTACACAAGACCCACGAGTTATAGAAGCTGCTATTTCAGCAACAAAAAAATATGGAACAAGTTGTTCCGGCTCACGCTTCTTAAATGGTACACTTGATTTACATAATGAACTCGAAGAACGAATCGCCAAAATGATGAATCGTGAATCGGCATTGGTTTTTAGTACCGGCTACCAAACAAATCTTGGCGCGATTGCAACTTTGGCCCATAAAGATGATGTTCTTATTATAGACCGTTCAGATCATTCATCAATTTATACCGGGACACGTGCAAGTTATGGTGCTACGGTGAAAAGGTATCGTCATAATGATATGGATGACCTTGAGAGAGTAATTTCTCAGGTTGATCCAAAAAAAGGTAAAATGATTATAAGTGATGGCGTTTTTAGCATGGAAGGTGATTTAGTATGCCTTGACCGTTTAGTCGCAATCGCAAAAAAATACAATGCCCGGGTTTATATTGATGAAGCGCATGGTGTTGGCGTTCTTGGAAACCATGGGCGAGGTAGTTGCGAGCATTTTGATTTGGAAGATGACGTTGATATCATCATGAGCACTTTTAGCAAATCCCTTGCATCTTTAGGTGGATTTGTGTGCGGGCCGGAAGTTGTTATCAGTTATTTAAAACACACAGCCAGCCCACTTATCTTTAGCGCCTCACCAACTCCTGCAGCTACAGCAGCAGCCTTAGCCGCTTTAGATATTATCGAAAAAGAACCGGAGCGACGAATCCGCTTAGCAGAGATTGGTGATAAAATGCGTCGGGAACTCAAGAGTCTTGGATTCGATACTGGAGAAAGCGAAATTACCCCTATTGTGCCAATTTATATTCGCGATGATGCCAAAACTTTCTATTTCTGGCGTAAACTTTTTGATGCCGGTGTTTTTGCAAATGCGGTCGTTAGTCCTGCCGTTGCACCGGACCAAGCCCTGATTCGTACAAGTTTTATGTCAACACACACCGATAAGCATTTAGATCAGTGTCTGGATATTATGCATAAAATCGGCAAGGAAATTAGCATAATATAA
- a CDS encoding NAD-dependent epimerase/dehydratase family protein: protein MGLVLVSGVNGFIGSHVAEKLLQEGHKVRGIVRKSSDLSLIEGLNIELVHGDITNRDSLKPAMENIEIVIHVAGLASDWDSYENFYDINVAGTKNMATCAEESNVKRFVHISTTAISGFKNKRDITEEEPITKSIFSYCETKREAELWLNEFKAKHKMEVAIIRPGNVYGPKDHTFIEKYLEALEQGKISFIDKGQHLTCPTYITNLVDGIILACFKPEAKGETFNITDGLEINWKIFTDKLAEQLGAKKVRLSVPFNLAYVLAFIMEIIYLFLKIKKAPLLTRYRICNGGKDYHFSIEKARKILGYNPDTNIDKSITDTVYWYKEKTTT, encoded by the coding sequence ATGGGATTAGTCCTGGTTTCCGGAGTTAATGGTTTTATAGGCAGCCATGTTGCAGAAAAACTATTACAAGAGGGCCACAAGGTACGTGGTATTGTTCGTAAATCCTCCGATCTGTCTTTGATAGAAGGCCTTAATATTGAACTTGTTCATGGAGATATAACAAATCGGGATTCTTTAAAACCTGCGATGGAAAATATTGAAATTGTTATTCATGTTGCAGGCTTGGCTTCAGATTGGGATTCTTATGAAAACTTTTATGATATAAATGTTGCTGGCACTAAAAATATGGCCACCTGTGCTGAAGAATCGAATGTAAAACGATTTGTTCATATCAGTACAACAGCAATATCCGGTTTTAAAAATAAAAGGGATATTACTGAAGAAGAGCCAATAACCAAATCTATATTTAGTTATTGCGAGACAAAACGGGAAGCTGAACTTTGGCTAAATGAGTTTAAAGCAAAACACAAAATGGAAGTAGCGATTATCCGGCCGGGCAATGTATATGGGCCAAAGGACCATACATTTATTGAGAAATACTTAGAAGCTTTAGAGCAGGGAAAAATATCTTTTATTGACAAAGGCCAGCATCTTACGTGCCCTACTTATATCACCAATCTCGTAGATGGTATTATTTTGGCTTGTTTTAAACCTGAAGCAAAAGGCGAAACTTTTAATATTACAGATGGTTTGGAAATAAACTGGAAAATTTTTACTGATAAACTTGCCGAACAACTTGGGGCAAAAAAAGTGCGATTAAGCGTGCCATTTAATCTTGCCTATGTTCTTGCATTTATCATGGAAATTATTTATTTATTTTTAAAAATAAAAAAGGCACCCCTTTTAACACGATATCGTATTTGCAACGGTGGAAAGGACTATCATTTTTCAATAGAAAAAGCCAGAAAGATTTTAGGATATAATCCTGATACAAATATTGATAAATCAATAACTGACACGGTTTATTGGTATAAAGAAAAAACAACGACCTGA
- a CDS encoding CPBP family intramembrane metalloprotease codes for MKDFISVLKFDKKDIDEYILLISAPILLTIYWYYGNADFISNFLPANLTDIQSGFFSYIGQFFSFFILLFVIPVIYIKSFKKRSLKDFGLHFGNSRFGLKLVLLIVPFIIVPVIYLAAQMGDIQKEYPLLKLLHTNKEWLLYYELAYVILYYFAWEFYFRGFLLFGLSKKFGPLNAVLIQTISSCLIHLGKPDGEIFGSIVVGVIFGAIALRTNSFIYVFVLHAAIGVLTDLFIIY; via the coding sequence ATGAAAGACTTTATCTCAGTTTTAAAGTTTGACAAAAAAGACATTGATGAATACATCCTGTTAATAAGTGCCCCAATATTATTAACAATTTATTGGTATTATGGCAATGCTGATTTTATTTCAAACTTTTTGCCCGCAAATTTGACGGATATTCAAAGTGGTTTTTTTAGCTATATTGGGCAGTTTTTTTCATTTTTCATTCTACTATTTGTTATTCCGGTTATATACATTAAATCTTTTAAAAAACGTTCTTTAAAAGATTTTGGATTACACTTTGGAAATTCCAGGTTTGGTTTAAAACTTGTCCTTTTAATTGTGCCGTTTATAATAGTACCGGTAATTTATTTAGCAGCACAGATGGGCGATATTCAAAAAGAATATCCTTTATTAAAGCTTTTACATACAAATAAAGAATGGCTATTATATTATGAGCTTGCCTATGTCATTTTATATTATTTTGCATGGGAGTTTTATTTTCGCGGTTTTTTACTATTTGGATTGTCTAAAAAATTTGGGCCCCTGAATGCAGTTTTAATCCAGACAATTTCTTCATGCTTAATTCATTTAGGGAAACCTGATGGTGAAATTTTTGGCTCGATTGTAGTTGGGGTAATTTTTGGTGCAATTGCTTTACGGACAAACTCATTTATTTACGTTTTTGTTTTACATGCAGCGATCGGCGTTTTAACGGATCTTTTTATAATTTATTAA